In Archangium violaceum, the following are encoded in one genomic region:
- a CDS encoding acyltransferase family protein, translating to MGHPHSSGFQHYAALDGVRGLAVLAVVLHHVTARVPGGFLGVDVFFVLSGFLITTLLLKEHARDGDVDLRAFYVRRVLRLMPASLCALLLGGLAVASIGSDAGAMPYSRCVAAVMLYASNWVTAFDPNAMGILGHTWSLSIEEQFYLVWPLLFWRLLRSRVSSGALLGGLLAVVGASTAFRLWAQAAQWSTSIIYMHTAARLDGLSLGCACAVLLDRRPDGALVRGLSHPLSAVLSAGLLAVGALTVHRDTGPGWVLAISLANLAAASLVLFSVRADTTHSLLGRLLSWRPLVVVGQRSYGLYLYHLIILRWMLPPPGVRPPVWQLGAALLVTVLVTEGLFRWVERPILGLRSAALRLVRAGARVEPKARPE from the coding sequence ATGGGACACCCGCACTCCTCAGGATTCCAGCATTACGCGGCGCTCGATGGCGTCCGGGGGCTCGCCGTGCTCGCCGTGGTCCTCCACCACGTGACGGCCAGGGTGCCCGGCGGCTTCCTGGGCGTGGACGTGTTCTTCGTGCTCAGCGGGTTCCTCATCACCACGCTGCTGCTCAAGGAGCACGCCCGGGACGGCGATGTGGATCTCCGCGCCTTCTACGTGCGCCGCGTGCTGCGGTTGATGCCGGCCTCCCTCTGCGCGCTCCTGCTCGGTGGGCTCGCGGTGGCCTCCATCGGCTCCGACGCCGGGGCCATGCCCTACTCCCGCTGCGTCGCGGCGGTCATGCTGTACGCCAGCAACTGGGTGACGGCGTTCGACCCCAATGCCATGGGCATCCTCGGCCACACCTGGTCGCTCTCCATCGAGGAACAGTTCTACCTGGTGTGGCCCCTCCTCTTCTGGAGGCTGCTGCGCTCGCGCGTCTCCTCCGGAGCCCTCCTTGGAGGACTGCTCGCCGTCGTGGGCGCGAGCACCGCCTTCCGGCTCTGGGCCCAGGCGGCGCAGTGGAGCACGTCCATCATCTATATGCACACCGCCGCGCGGCTGGATGGACTGAGCCTCGGCTGCGCCTGCGCGGTGCTCCTCGACAGGCGGCCGGACGGCGCGCTCGTCCGCGGGCTCTCCCATCCCCTCAGCGCCGTGCTGTCCGCGGGGCTGCTCGCGGTGGGGGCGCTCACGGTGCACCGCGACACGGGCCCGGGGTGGGTGCTCGCCATCTCACTCGCCAACCTCGCGGCGGCCTCGCTGGTGCTGTTCTCGGTCCGCGCCGACACCACCCACTCGCTCCTCGGCCGGCTCCTCTCCTGGCGCCCGCTCGTGGTGGTGGGACAGCGTTCCTATGGCCTGTATTTGTACCACCTCATCATCCTGCGCTGGATGTTGCCGCCTCCCGGTGTGCGGCCCCCGGTGTGGCAGCTGGGCGCCGCGCTCCTCGTCACCGTCCTGGTGACAGAGGGCCTGTTCCGCTGGGTCGAGCGCCCCATCCTCGGACTGCGCTCCGCCGCCCTGCGCCTCGTGCGTGCTGGAGCCCGGGTGGAACCCAAAGCGCGCCCCGAGTGA
- a CDS encoding protein kinase domain-containing protein, translated as MIDTGTLVLDGRFRVLQLLGAGGMGEVYLGEQVSLGRKVAIKVLHADLMLHASMIERFKREARLLSAVEHPAVVRVIDYGETGVGACLVMEYVEGENLYDVLQAGAMAPSRALPLLYQLAEGLAAIHDKGIIHRDLKPENVLLTRGLRGEQARLLDFGIARLVEPDTASNLSQVGLVVGTPEYLSPEQATGAPVDPRSDLYSFGVLAYRMLSGQLPFPGPGPTQYVAQHAASAPLPLIEAAPTLIGQPALVALVMQLLNKDPVQRLPNANALVDMLGAVAAVGTQGGTGLAVAAASASSTSPSISDFLIPELPTEGGSGTVAFAAPASGPAPSPASGTAAFGVPDVTVPARPSSSSRASSSSARTRPSKAPAALAAIEGISPSRARTRSSPEALEALPVMNQVRGGTNIPGPRATGSLPTIGSGTLSGTPRNLTVMLTDLQGYTERTSRQTHEQNARMLETHDGLLLPQLREYGGKLVQKRGDSLLAVFPSPTHAVLCGMAMQDRLWRHNQQCGPEERLPVRICLHTGEVLVTRDAVLGEPVEVVKAVEQVAEAGEVIFTESVNLARGRVEGDSEPCGSVPMPGNGEPLRLHRCRRSPEGLPFGGQDEVSMRPPLTEQLAPVMRPVRAIWNRLEQAARPVVERVVERVMALARAYPGQTLGVSLGVVAVLGVGSYEVVRRGDPVYQARVLVEEGKAAEALKRLSEVPAETKKDGAVPQVRAWAMHALKRHEDEHAALVGLDAEARESIEDPVLDGLAEDFGEDEGDKGLRKLLSTFPKERVREHFEELAEEEHSPRQWGALRYLEAVQTTAGLDLVKLYSGALESKNCAVRARAARRLAGLGNPEALPALEQLSKLPREKSGPRNCGQDEAEDAIKTLTKK; from the coding sequence GTGATCGATACCGGTACCCTCGTCCTCGATGGCCGCTTCCGTGTGCTCCAACTGCTCGGAGCGGGCGGTATGGGCGAGGTGTATCTCGGCGAGCAGGTGTCGCTGGGGCGCAAGGTGGCCATCAAGGTCCTGCACGCGGACCTGATGCTGCACGCGAGCATGATCGAGCGCTTCAAGCGCGAGGCCCGTCTGCTGTCCGCGGTGGAGCACCCGGCGGTGGTGCGCGTCATCGACTATGGCGAGACGGGTGTCGGCGCGTGTCTCGTCATGGAGTACGTGGAGGGAGAGAACCTCTATGACGTGCTCCAGGCGGGGGCCATGGCGCCCTCGCGTGCGCTGCCGCTGCTCTACCAGCTGGCCGAGGGCCTCGCGGCCATCCACGACAAGGGCATCATCCACCGCGATCTGAAGCCGGAGAACGTGCTCCTCACCCGGGGGCTGCGCGGCGAGCAGGCGCGGCTGCTGGACTTCGGCATCGCCCGGCTGGTGGAGCCGGACACCGCGAGCAACCTCAGCCAGGTGGGGCTGGTGGTGGGCACGCCGGAGTACCTCTCGCCCGAGCAGGCCACGGGCGCGCCGGTGGACCCGCGCAGCGACCTGTACTCCTTTGGAGTGCTCGCCTACCGCATGCTCTCCGGCCAGCTGCCCTTCCCCGGGCCGGGGCCCACGCAGTACGTCGCCCAGCACGCCGCCTCGGCGCCCCTGCCCCTCATCGAGGCCGCGCCCACGCTCATCGGCCAACCCGCGCTCGTCGCGCTGGTGATGCAGCTGCTCAACAAGGACCCCGTCCAGCGGCTGCCCAACGCGAACGCGCTGGTGGACATGCTCGGCGCGGTGGCGGCCGTTGGGACCCAGGGCGGAACGGGCCTGGCGGTGGCGGCGGCCAGCGCCTCCTCCACCTCCCCGAGCATCTCCGACTTCCTCATCCCCGAGCTGCCCACCGAGGGTGGGAGCGGAACGGTCGCCTTCGCCGCGCCCGCCTCGGGGCCGGCCCCCTCCCCCGCCTCGGGCACGGCCGCCTTCGGTGTACCCGACGTGACGGTGCCCGCCCGCCCCTCGTCTTCCTCCCGCGCCTCGTCCTCCAGCGCGCGGACGCGCCCCTCCAAGGCCCCCGCGGCCCTGGCGGCCATCGAGGGAATCTCTCCCTCCCGCGCACGCACCCGCTCCTCTCCCGAAGCCCTCGAGGCCCTGCCCGTCATGAACCAGGTGCGCGGTGGGACGAACATCCCCGGCCCGAGGGCCACGGGCTCGCTGCCCACCATCGGCAGTGGGACGCTCTCGGGCACGCCGCGCAACCTGACGGTGATGCTCACCGACCTGCAGGGCTACACCGAGCGCACCTCCCGGCAGACGCACGAGCAGAACGCGCGCATGCTGGAGACGCATGACGGGCTGCTGCTGCCCCAGCTGCGCGAGTACGGCGGGAAGCTGGTGCAGAAGCGGGGTGACTCGCTGCTGGCCGTCTTCCCCTCGCCCACCCACGCGGTGCTGTGTGGCATGGCGATGCAGGACCGGCTGTGGCGGCACAACCAGCAGTGTGGCCCGGAGGAGCGGCTGCCGGTGCGCATCTGCCTCCACACGGGAGAGGTGCTCGTCACGCGCGACGCGGTGCTGGGCGAGCCGGTGGAGGTGGTGAAGGCGGTGGAGCAGGTGGCCGAGGCGGGCGAGGTCATCTTCACCGAGTCGGTGAACCTCGCGCGCGGCCGGGTGGAGGGAGACTCCGAGCCGTGCGGCAGCGTGCCGATGCCGGGCAACGGAGAGCCGCTGCGCCTCCACCGCTGCCGCCGCTCCCCGGAGGGCCTGCCCTTCGGAGGCCAGGACGAGGTGTCCATGCGCCCGCCGCTCACGGAACAGCTGGCCCCGGTGATGCGGCCGGTGCGGGCGATCTGGAACCGGCTGGAGCAGGCGGCTCGACCGGTGGTGGAGCGGGTGGTGGAACGGGTGATGGCGCTCGCGCGCGCCTACCCGGGCCAGACGCTGGGCGTGAGCCTGGGCGTGGTGGCGGTGCTGGGCGTCGGCTCGTACGAGGTGGTGCGCCGCGGGGACCCGGTGTACCAGGCGCGCGTGCTGGTGGAAGAGGGCAAGGCCGCGGAGGCGCTGAAGCGGCTGTCGGAAGTGCCGGCGGAGACGAAGAAGGACGGGGCGGTGCCACAGGTGCGCGCGTGGGCGATGCACGCGCTGAAACGGCACGAGGACGAGCACGCGGCGCTGGTGGGGCTGGACGCGGAGGCGCGCGAGTCCATCGAGGACCCGGTGCTGGACGGGCTGGCCGAGGACTTCGGCGAGGACGAGGGGGACAAGGGGCTGCGCAAGCTGCTGTCCACGTTCCCCAAGGAGCGGGTGAGGGAGCACTTCGAGGAGCTGGCGGAGGAGGAGCACTCGCCGAGGCAGTGGGGCGCGCTGCGCTACCTGGAGGCGGTGCAGACCACGGCCGGGCTCGACCTGGTGAAGCTGTACTCGGGGGCGCTCGAGTCGAAGAACTGCGCCGTGCGGGCGCGCGCGGCGCGGCGGCTGGCGGGCCTGGGCAATCCGGAGGCCCTGCCAGCGCTGGAGCAGCTGAGCAAGCTGCCCCGGGAGAAGTCGGGCCCGAGGAACTGCGGCCAGGACGAGGCGGAAGACGCCATCAAGACGCTGACGAAGAAGTGA
- a CDS encoding DUF885 domain-containing protein: MRVRLLVGLALLLTAFAAPAQQKAATPDWVARSNAHSQVLLDTSARFNPELASAFGLATHDDQVLDLGPRVGERSRAALAKTRAELEKRLATEKDPNVRQDLLILVKAAKDNIQGSTLNERYLLTWVDVPEVVFRGLQQLLQEEVAPARRAKALTRLQRYTGLAPGSKPLTELAKARFEEKRSNPKLLGPVKLEVEQSLANAPTYVKGIRELFTEYKIADAEPALAALEKQVADYVAWEREVVLPRTREDFRLPPELYAFGLQQFGIDIPPEQLLRRAQVEYLSVRAQMQVLAPLVAKARGLDATDYRDVIRLLKKEQLGRDRIEGHYREVIAEMEKRISQQRVVDLPKRPMVMRIASEAESAAQPAPHMDPPALINNTGEQGQFVLPLGNPTSGGKGEAYDDFTFGAAAWTLTAHEGRPGHELQFTAMVERGVSLARSMFAFNSVNVEGWALYAEAEMVPYEPLEGQLIALQFRLLRAARAMLDPMLNLGQLTREQAGRVLTEEVVLSAPMARQELDRYTFRSPGQAGSYFYGYTRLLEMRAETEIALGPKFDRLAFNNFLLDQGLLPPDLLARAVREEFVPAQKAR; encoded by the coding sequence ATGCGCGTGCGACTCCTCGTCGGATTGGCCCTCCTCCTCACCGCCTTCGCGGCACCGGCCCAGCAGAAGGCCGCGACTCCTGACTGGGTCGCGCGCAGCAATGCCCACTCACAGGTGCTGTTGGACACCAGCGCGCGCTTCAACCCGGAGCTCGCCTCGGCCTTCGGCCTCGCCACCCATGACGACCAGGTGCTCGACCTCGGCCCCCGCGTGGGCGAGCGCAGCCGCGCCGCCCTGGCCAAGACCCGGGCCGAGCTGGAGAAGCGCCTCGCCACGGAGAAGGACCCGAACGTCCGTCAGGACCTGCTCATCCTGGTGAAGGCGGCCAAGGACAACATCCAGGGCTCCACGCTCAACGAGCGCTACCTGCTCACCTGGGTCGATGTCCCCGAGGTGGTGTTCAGGGGCCTGCAACAGTTGCTACAGGAGGAGGTCGCCCCCGCCCGCCGGGCCAAGGCCCTGACCCGCCTCCAGCGCTACACCGGCCTCGCGCCGGGCAGCAAGCCTCTGACGGAGCTGGCCAAGGCGCGCTTCGAGGAGAAGCGCTCCAACCCGAAGCTGCTGGGCCCCGTGAAGCTCGAGGTGGAGCAATCGCTGGCCAACGCGCCGACCTACGTGAAGGGCATCCGGGAGCTGTTCACCGAGTACAAGATCGCCGATGCCGAGCCCGCCCTGGCCGCGCTCGAGAAGCAGGTCGCGGACTACGTCGCCTGGGAGCGCGAGGTGGTGCTGCCCCGGACGCGCGAGGACTTCCGCCTCCCACCGGAGCTCTACGCCTTCGGGCTCCAGCAGTTCGGCATCGACATCCCGCCCGAGCAACTGCTGCGCCGCGCGCAGGTCGAGTACCTCTCGGTCCGCGCGCAGATGCAGGTGCTCGCCCCGCTCGTGGCGAAGGCCCGGGGCCTCGACGCCACCGACTACCGGGACGTCATCCGCCTGCTGAAGAAGGAGCAGCTCGGCCGCGATCGCATCGAAGGACACTACCGCGAGGTCATCGCCGAGATGGAGAAGCGGATCTCCCAGCAGCGCGTGGTGGACCTGCCGAAGCGTCCGATGGTGATGCGCATCGCCTCGGAGGCCGAGAGCGCCGCTCAGCCCGCGCCGCACATGGACCCGCCGGCGCTGATCAACAACACCGGCGAGCAGGGCCAGTTCGTGCTGCCCCTGGGCAACCCGACGAGCGGCGGCAAGGGCGAGGCCTACGACGACTTCACCTTCGGCGCCGCGGCCTGGACGCTCACCGCGCACGAGGGCCGTCCCGGCCACGAGCTGCAGTTCACCGCCATGGTGGAGCGCGGCGTGTCCCTGGCGCGCAGCATGTTCGCCTTCAACTCCGTCAACGTCGAGGGCTGGGCGCTCTACGCCGAGGCGGAGATGGTCCCCTACGAGCCGCTCGAGGGTCAGCTGATCGCCCTGCAGTTCCGCCTGCTGCGCGCGGCCCGCGCCATGCTCGACCCCATGCTCAACCTGGGTCAGCTCACGCGCGAGCAGGCCGGACGCGTCCTCACCGAGGAGGTCGTCCTCTCCGCGCCCATGGCCCGGCAGGAGCTCGACCGCTACACCTTCCGCTCACCGGGGCAGGCCGGCAGCTACTTCTACGGCTACACCCGGCTCCTGGAGATGCGCGCCGAGACGGAGATCGCCCTCGGCCCGAAGTTCGACCGGCTCGCCTTCAACAACTTCCTCCTCGACCAGGGACTGCTGCCGCCGGACCTGCTGGCCAGGGCGGTGCGCGAGGAGTTCGTGCCGGCGCAGAAGGCGCGGTAG